The window GCGGAACACCTGTGGGGCGATCACATCGACGAGGCGGACAGCTTCGATTTTATTTACAATCACATCAAGAACCTTCGCAAAAAAATCACCAGCGCCGGCGGCAAGAACTACATTAAAGCGCTGTACGGCATGGGATACAAATTCTCAAGCGAGAGTTAGGCGGCAGAACATGGAAAACGCCCGCGCCTTCAAACTGTTATCCAAAACGACTTTCATTTATCTCATTTTCACCTTCATCGCTTTTTTCAGCAGCGCGCTGTTTCTCACGAAGGAAGCGGATGAATTCATTGAAAAGAATTTGGAAAGCCGCTTTCACAATTCTGCCAACCGAATCAAACGGCACCTCGAGGCCGGGAAGCCCTTGAGTGAGTTGTCTTCCGGCGTGCATATTCTAGCGTTGGACGAAGCGCCGCGCTCCGGAACCTTGCCGGTTATCGGCGACACGCTGATTTACAACGCCGAACAAGATCAAATGCAGCGTTTTCGCAAGAAAACCGTTTTCATGGAAACCAACGGCCGGCATTATCAAGTAACGATGTTCAAGACTGTGGAAGATTTTTTGGGGCTGCGTGATGACATCTTCGGCGCCCTGATTCCGGCGTTCGTGCTGCTGGCCGGAGCGATCGTCCTGTTCAATGTCTTTTTATCCGGTTATTTCTTTCGGCCCTTCAACAAAATTTTAGGGCTGATGAAAACTTATAAAGTCGGCAAAAAAATCAATGTAGAACGGATTGACACCAACACGATAGAATTCCGCAAAATGCAGGATTTGTATCATCAAATGATCGATCGCATCGAAGCGGATTACCGCCATCTGAAGGAATACACCGAAAACATGGCGCACGAAATGCAAACGCCGCTGGCCGTGATCCGCAACAAAACGGAAAACCTGCTCGCCCGGGAAGAGGTTATGCAGCGCCATGCTGAAACGGTGAAAATCATTTACGATGAAGCCAATCATTTGTCGAAGCTCGGCAACACGCTGAATTTGCTCACGAAAATCGAAAACGGCGAATTCGGCAATGCCGTCGAGGTCGCCACGCGCCCGGCCATTGAAAAACATATTGCTGCCATTGAAGAATTGGCGCGCTTGAAATCGTTGGAGATTGAGGCTGATCTCTCGGACACGCATCGTTTGTTCATCGATGCCTTCCTTTTCGATATTGTGTTGAAAAATTTGTTGCGCAATGCCATCAGTTATGGCGTCCCCACCGGGCCGGTTCGTTTGCACACCGACGCCGATTGCCTGACGATCAGCAACTACGGGCCGCCGCTGGACACCCCGCCTGAAAAAATCTTCGAGCGCTTTTCGAACAACCGGCACAAAAAAAACTCGCTGGGGTTGGGGCTTTCCCTGGTCAAAAAAATCTGCGAATTGAACGACCTGAGCATAGAATACCGGTATTGCGAGGGGCAGCATTGTTTCAGTGTGCGAAAGTTAAGCGCCTGAAATGCGTCGTTGCCTGCTTGTTGTCACCTCCATTACAACCTACAATAATTCTACAGATTCGTGCTGTATTGTGCGGCCGGCATGCAATCAATTGATTTCAACGCGGGTGATTTACGGCCATCTTCTTGCACGGCAACCTTAGGAATCCATTCGAATGCGAAACATTTCAATTTTAAAATTAATTCTGCTCGCTGCGTGGGCGGGAGCCGCTCTGACGCAGGAACATCCCGGCGTGATTACGGGCAGAGTTTTCGATGCGACCTCCCAAAAGCCGATTGAATATGCCAATGTCATTCTGTTTCGCCAAAGCGACAGCGCCATGGTCACGGGCGCAACCTCCCATGAAGACGGCCGTTTTAAAATCACCGCGCTTGCCCCGGGAAATTACTATGTCAACATTCAATTCATCGGCTATAAAACGCATCGCCTGGGCAATGTCGCCATCACGCCGGCAAAAACGGAGATCAACCTGGGAAAAATTTTGCTGGAACAGACAGCGTTGAACATGGAAACAGTTGAGGTGCAGGGCGAAGCGCTGGGCATGACGTATCACCTCGACAAAAAAGTGATCAATGTCAGCCGGCAAGCAACCGCGCTTTCGGGCACGGCGGTGGACGTTTTGGAAAGTGTGCCCTCGGTAACCGTGGATATTGAAGGCAATGTCAGTTTGCGCGGCAGCGGCAATTTCACGGTGTTGATCGACGGCCGGCCTTCGGTGCTGGATCCCAGCGAGGCCTTGCAGCAAATTCCGGCGGGCGCCATTGAAAACATCGAAATCGTCACCAATCCGTCCGCGAAATACGATCCCCAGGGCGCTTCCGGCATCATCAATGTTGTTTTGAAGAAGGAACGGCGCGAGGGCCGAAGCGGCATCGCCAATCTCAACGCCGGCACCGGCGACAAGTATGGCGGCGATTTTTTGTATGATTACAAGAATCACAG is drawn from Cytophagia bacterium CHB2 and contains these coding sequences:
- a CDS encoding HAMP domain-containing histidine kinase gives rise to the protein MENARAFKLLSKTTFIYLIFTFIAFFSSALFLTKEADEFIEKNLESRFHNSANRIKRHLEAGKPLSELSSGVHILALDEAPRSGTLPVIGDTLIYNAEQDQMQRFRKKTVFMETNGRHYQVTMFKTVEDFLGLRDDIFGALIPAFVLLAGAIVLFNVFLSGYFFRPFNKILGLMKTYKVGKKINVERIDTNTIEFRKMQDLYHQMIDRIEADYRHLKEYTENMAHEMQTPLAVIRNKTENLLAREEVMQRHAETVKIIYDEANHLSKLGNTLNLLTKIENGEFGNAVEVATRPAIEKHIAAIEELARLKSLEIEADLSDTHRLFIDAFLFDIVLKNLLRNAISYGVPTGPVRLHTDADCLTISNYGPPLDTPPEKIFERFSNNRHKKNSLGLGLSLVKKICELNDLSIEYRYCEGQHCFSVRKLSA